The sequence below is a genomic window from Leishmania major strain Friedlin complete genome, chromosome 30.
CAGGGGTCTGAGGACACTCCGAGTAGTCGCCGTGCAAGGCTGGCGCGCTTTGTAAAGCAGCGCATCGTTGAGCGTTCCAAGCGCGGCTCAagcccctccgccgccgccgccacagcccAAGACGAAGAGGAACTGTCACTAGACACCTTCGCGGACATGGTGGGACTGACACAGCAGCTACTAGAACAGGAAGGTGTGCTAACTGCTGGCACGACAGGTGTCGCTGAAACCTCCAGCACGCAGGGCATGCGCACCTTTGAGCTTTACGACGAGAAGATCAACAACACTGAGGCGCTCAAGCAGCGTCCTATcttggcggtggtgatggtaCTGGTGCTTGCTGTGTACGCTAGCAAGATTGTAGCACGTCCAGagctcgccgcgcgcagcgtgGCGCACTTGGAGGCTCTTGAAAAGATGATGGTGCTGGGCAGCAGTGATGGCAATCGGAGCGGAGCTGCTACTGTTGCTCTCCCTCATCCgacatcgtcgtcgtcatcgacaCTGGCCGCGCTTTGGCCCCTGACGGGTGAGCTTGAAGTAGCCCTCGTGCATCGCCAGCACgaagccgacgccgcgcgTTGCTCCTCCAGCGAAGGTGAAGAACTCCGCTCCACGCTTCAGCACATGCATGAGAAACGGATGTTGCTTCAGCAAGACAGCTCAGCCGCGAAGGCTGCGACCCCGAGCGAGAGATGGGCAGCCGGGGCCTCGCAGTACATTGGCCAGCGCCCAATCTGGGCTGCCCTGCGCTCCCACTTTCTCTCAGCCGGCGTCTTCGATGCAGACAAGCCGACAGTGCTGGTGTTTTTTGGCCCCTCCGGCTACGGCAAGTCGGAGTTGGCAAAGCGGGTGGCCAGCGTGCTGCACGGTATTCCAATGCCGGAGCTCGAGGCGTCCGGCAAGATGGTGTACATTCACATGCCGTCCTTCTGCACCAAAGACAGCATCTATTCTCTCGTCGACCCGCCGGCCGCCCACGTCGGCAGCGGTAtcctcctctccgccctGCAGAAGCATCCGGACGCCGTCGTGGTGCTGGACGAGTTCGAGAAGAGCACGGCAGAGGCTATTAACAACCTGTGGCTGTCCGCCTTTCAAAAGAACGGTGTGCTGCGCTCGCTGAAGGAGGCGAACCGATCCGTCTCCACAGTGCGCACGACCTTTATCCTCACCTGCAACATCGCGGCGGAGGGCATTGCGGCTCGCGAACGCCTCTACCTCAGCGCGTCCCCGGCAGATCAAGAGAGGATTCGGGCACTTTTCCAGTTGCAATGCAGGAACGTGTGCCAGGAGACCATGGGTGACCCTTTCGTCAACCGCGTGGATCACTTCTTCCCCTTCATGCCCTACACACGTGCTGAGCGGCGGCAATTTGTGTGCCTCCTGCTCGAGCGACTCCTGACAAGTCAGGCTGAGAAGGGCCGCACCATCTACGCTACACCGGGGTTTGTGGATGTGATGGCGGAACGGCTCCACACCTtccacgccgccacgctggaggaggctgtGCGGACGCAAGTCGTGCGGATGGCACACGAAGGGTGGAAGTCTGGGGTGCTCACAGCTGAGCGCCGTGTCGCCGGTGGcaccgtggcggtgctgctgcctgcaACAAGGTCGGAGCTCATGAAGCACGCAGCAACCTCCTCATCATGCCCAGCGTCGACAACGGGTGGTTGTTCTGCTGCCCGCTTGAGCAGCGACGACCTCGTCGACGTAGGCGACCGCTCGCTTTTGGTCGAAGCGTGGGAGTCGCTGCCTGGTGGTCCGCAATCGCTGACGCAGTGGGAGGTAGCGGGGGGAAGAGATGGTTGCGCGCCTGGGACcgcggacgaggacgacatCTTGAGTCCACCGAAACTGACGCCGACGCCTTCGACGTGTCGGCGAGACACCAGCCTGTTTTCCGCGACACCCTCCACCACAACCTTGCCGACACCCACGCCAGGCGGTGCTGAGCCGCCTGCCGTCAGCGCACCCGCTTTAGAGAAGGAATACGAGTACGAGTGTCTTACCGACAAGGTTCGCATTCTGGAGCTGGAAAAGGAGCTGGACACGACGCGGGACCTGCTGAAGCAGCGTGACTTGGAGATCGATACACTGAAGGACAAGAtcttgctgctgcagaaggcgCTCGCGTTGGTGCTTCTTTCACTGTTGAGTTGCCTCTTCCTCATAGCGCTCATCATCGGGCTCAAGCTGACGCTGCTCTTTGCCCTGGCCATAGCAGCCTGTCTCGTGTTTGTGCTCGGTGTTCCTCTGTCCTTCCTGCTCGACGCCGTGCGCGGGCTCTTCCACTTGCTGGGTCCCTACAAGACCGGCgggctgctcctcctcctgagTGGGTGGCTAGCGCGGGCATCTCGGTCAGCTGCGTCGTGCTCGTAGGGAACTTGCAGGCAAAGACGCGGCACAATTAAGGCGGAAGAATGGCGAAACCGCTgtgctttttctttgtgtgtgtgtgtgtgcgtgtgtgtgtgtgtgcttggaGTGTTTTGCCGAGAACACCGATatacaccaccaccatcacacCACCCTCGCAACCGCAACAAAACTAGTACGGCTACGCGCAAACCGCATCATCGCCGGCGAcgctcccttctctctccatctgGTATTCTACAGGTTTGCCCACGTGCAGTCCATAATAGTGCACGGGAGAGTGTAGACATCAAGTGCAGGGacacaccagcagcgaccgAGTGAGCCATGAAGTGTGCTTCAGTGCCCAGGCAgccttctttctctcccctttcCACTCGCTCTTGGCTTTCTGTATTGTTTTTCGTGTGTTGCAAGAGGAACCTGAACGTCCGTGTGGTCGTCATCCCTGCGGACCGGCGgacccccccctctccaaCAAAAACACGACGCGCGTTTGCACCGACAAGCAGCATCATCATCCACATAATCGCGCGGAGACCGAGACCGAGAccgccaacacacacacacacacacacacacacggcaacgtgtgcgtgtggtgtcTACTTATCTTGcttgctcgctctctctttaAGCAGCCAACATACCGCGCAAatggagagcggcagcgattCCTCCGAGGATGGGGCCATGCAGTTCAAGGTGGTTGTACTGGGTAACGGTGCCGTTGGCAAGACTTCCCTCATCCGCCACTTCTGCGATAGCGGCTTTACGAAGAGCTACAAACAAACCATCGGAGTGGACTTCTACTCGCGCAAGGTACAGCTGCCGCACAGCCACCCCCCTGTaacgctgcagctgtgggACATTGGCGGGCAGCAAATCGGAGGCAAAATGCTGGCAAACTACATCTACGGCAGCCACGCAGTATGCCTCGTATATGACATCACCGATCTGAACTCCTTCAAGGATCTTAGCGACTGGAAGGAGTGCGTAGACAATGTGTTCGCAGATGCGCCGGCCGTTGACAAGCCCAAGATGCTACTCGTGGGAAACAAAGTCGATCTGCCTAATCGGCAGGTTACAGACCAAAATCAAGCCGCCTTTAGCAAGAACTTCAGCATGCCGCACTGCACCGTGTCGGCACAGTCTGGAGAGCGGGTGAACGCCATGTTCACTCGCATCGCCGCAACACTGGCGGGGGTGGAAATGAAGCAGCAGGATTTGGATTTGGCAGATCGCGTTGCGGCAAATGTGGTGAGTCGAccagaggagcggcaggcggcgccgcgggcgCTTGTTCTGCAGGCCACCAGCAACTCACaaggaaaacgaaagaaTGGCGACTGTGCAGTCATGTGAGGGGAGGGATGGGCCGCCCGTTCTCGCTTTCCCTTGCCCCCAGTTGCCgttgccgcagcacctcgctcATGTTGCCCGTCGACCAAGGAGACGACGTAACAGCGCAACCTtccttttcttgttttgcGGTATCGCTGTGGATGAGCAGCATCTTGCAGCTGCACCcgaaaggaaagaaaaggaaaatTCAAAGCAAACACGAGAATGTATCACAGCAGCGAAGCGGAAAGCAAGTAGGGAGGAAAAGCAATTGGACAGCCTAAGCGAGAGCGTTGGGAGGTTTGCTCGATTGAGTGGCTCtcacctcttcttcttttccccGCGCCCTTTCGATGTTTTATCTCTTTCTGCAGAGTACTTGATTGCCTTTGTGGGgacgtgtgtgtttgtgcacGTTGTCGTGTAAGATGTCGGGGCCAGCGTTGATTGCGTTCGCGCCGACCGACACCGCCTTTtgagagaaggaagaggggagagacgggGGCGAGATACATGCGCCCTTGACCAcgtcacccccccccctcacccctcacCCCACCCAAGCGCATGGATGGCCTGTGCGGGCCGTGTCGTCGGATGCTGCGTCACCAATATGCATCTAAAGCATATatagcacacacacagacgcacgcatacaGTAGTCAAAAACGAAACGCCCTAAAGCCAATCATTCCGTCGCCCTTCCCTGTGCTGCGGTCGCGTGCCTTTCATCTGCCGCTTTATATTGCTGCCTTCGTGCGCCTCCTGTGTGCTGAAAGCGGCCGTAGTGGTGCGAAGGACGAGAGGCGGCGCGAGGGCGATGCGATttgccgccccccccccccccaaacacCCCTTTCCTTCTTTGTTGTTAGAAGGATGAGGAGCGTAGCACGTCCCTCGATTCGCCCGGTgatgtgtgtgggggtggggtggggggtcaGCGCAACAGTTGCACGACTATTCTCTCCTTCCCGTTGTCGTCTGCGCTTTCCTGTCTACgttcttttgttgttttttccTTTCAAGCTCACGTCTGCGGCACTGGCTCACTCGTCACGTTCTCCGTGCGCCGGTACGCGGGGAAGAGAACCCGAGAGTACCATTAGCCTTGCTGCATCGTGTGAAAACAATCAGGTCGCACCACTGCGCCCTCGCCGAGGAGTAGCAACGAGTACTCAGTTTGTTCGTGCCTGCCTGTATATGTAGGCGCACTTCCTCCGACGCTTCAATAGGCACGCGTGCGAGTGAGTCTCGCAAAACGCACCAACAGGCTTGCTCAGGGGAGTCTTCTCACtgacgcggcggcacacgcacatagaCACACCTCGTTATCTGTGGCGATGAAGACTCTAGATCAGTGGCTCGAGGATAGCTCGTCCGAAGACGACGTCGAACAGGTGCAACGCGCTgccagcagcgatggcgatCCGCCTAGTGCCTCAGGTGGCGACCATCCCAACGAGTTGCCTGCGGTCAGCGCCTCGcacaacagcggcggtggcgcatcCGTGTCCGGCAGTCCCGTCTCGGCGCATACACCGACTACGATGCGGCCAGTGAATCACCCGCACGGCGGCCTCTACGGAAGGCAAGAGGAAACCCGCGACAAAATGATGCGTCTACTAGGCGCGGATGCTGTTGTCAAAGCCACGTCTTCAACATCATCAAGCGCGTCCCCAAACAGTCCCGCGTGGCCCGTAGCTGCAATGCCAGACCGCAGCCGCTTCCTGTTGGGCGCAACGTCGGCCTGCACTCAGCCCGTGCCGCAGTCCTTTGGGATACCATCTGTGCTGTCTGGTGGGAGCCTCACCGGCACCAACGCCAGCTCTCCGATAGGCGCGCAGGCCCGACCGCTGAAGGTGGTCACCCAAACAAACACGGCGACCGGCTCCAGTCAACTGCCTGAGGTCGAAAAGACTATGCAGGATTTCAACGGCGACTCGGCCTACGAGGCGGTAGAAGTGATGGTGGTCGACCGCGGAACTCAGACAGTGTCGACGGTAGGAACGCAGACCGACCCGCTGCCAATGCCCTACGGCGCCTACTACCCCGGACCCttcgcgccatcgccgtaCACTGGCGCTAGCTCGTACGCTAGATGGATGCCGCCAAGTCTGCCACTACGAAGCtacggcgccggcgtggaTGAGCAGCCATTTCGGCACCACTACCACGACTACGAGCAGCGGGAGGCGGCAGAAGCTGCCAAGCTGCGCGGTGAGCTCGAGATGATTCAGAACTCCATTGACATGCTGATCGCCCGTTACAATCTCCCGCCACCTCCAACGTAGCGCGTCGTGGTGCCGGTGTTTGTGTGTTAGGTTTCTGTTTTCGAGCACCCTTCCGGCATGGTTGCGTGTTGCCGGCATGACTGCTTCCTCTAATCTACGTACACTCGTATGAACGCTTGGAtttgtgagtgtgtgtgtctgccaAACGTGCCACCCACTACACAAGTCCG
It includes:
- a CDS encoding putative small GTP-binding protein Rab28, which codes for MESGSDSSEDGAMQFKVVVLGNGAVGKTSLIRHFCDSGFTKSYKQTIGVDFYSRKVQLPHSHPPVTLQLWDIGGQQIGGKMLANYIYGSHAVCLVYDITDLNSFKDLSDWKECVDNVFADAPAVDKPKMLLVGNKVDLPNRQVTDQNQAAFSKNFSMPHCTVSAQSGERVNAMFTRIAATLAGVEMKQQDLDLADRVAANVVSRPEERQAAPRALVLQATSNSQGKRKNGDCAVM